The Desulfuromonas versatilis genome has a segment encoding these proteins:
- a CDS encoding 4Fe-4S dicluster domain-containing protein: MSAQMKDFSKNKAFLIDMTKCTGCRGCQVACKQWNQLDAEQTEFFSGEGYQNPPAMSEKTFTRIKFRDYQKNGQNEFAFYKEMCMHCNEPACASVCPVGAFHKTEEGPVIYKAERCIGCRFCMIACPFGVPKYEWSKALPLVKKCTGCYSRVKEGMKPACATTCPTAISYGPRDEMIKEAERRLAAHPNRYIQKVYGKDEAGGTSVIYLTPLPFDELGFKPVTLRPLPGYTWQALRLVPAAFLTVGGGLSAISWINHRKDRLKKEREAQAAQTSEPKED; encoded by the coding sequence ATGAGTGCCCAGATGAAGGATTTTTCCAAGAATAAGGCGTTTCTCATCGATATGACCAAGTGCACCGGCTGCCGCGGCTGCCAGGTGGCCTGCAAGCAGTGGAACCAGCTGGATGCCGAGCAGACCGAGTTCTTCAGCGGCGAGGGGTACCAGAACCCGCCGGCGATGAGCGAGAAGACGTTCACCCGCATCAAGTTCCGCGACTACCAGAAGAACGGGCAGAACGAGTTCGCCTTCTACAAAGAGATGTGCATGCACTGCAACGAGCCGGCCTGCGCCTCGGTCTGCCCCGTCGGGGCGTTCCACAAGACCGAGGAGGGTCCGGTCATCTACAAGGCCGAGCGCTGCATCGGCTGCCGCTTCTGCATGATCGCCTGCCCCTTCGGCGTGCCCAAGTACGAGTGGAGCAAGGCCCTGCCGCTGGTCAAGAAGTGCACCGGCTGCTACAGCCGGGTCAAGGAGGGGATGAAGCCCGCCTGCGCCACCACCTGCCCGACGGCGATCAGCTACGGCCCCCGCGACGAGATGATCAAGGAAGCCGAGCGGCGCCTGGCGGCTCACCCGAACCGCTACATCCAGAAGGTCTACGGCAAGGACGAGGCGGGCGGCACCAGCGTCATCTACCTGACCCCGCTCCCCTTCGACGAGCTGGGCTTCAAGCCGGTCACCCTGCGCCCCCTGCCGGGCTACACCTGGCAGGCCCTGCGCCTGGTGCCCGCCGCCTTTCTCACCGTGGGCGGCGGACTTTCCGCCATTTCGTGGATCAACCACCGCAAGGACCGCCTGAAAAAAGAGCGCGAAGCGCAGGCGGCCCAGACCAGCGAGCCGAAGGAGGACTGA
- the nrfD gene encoding NrfD/PsrC family molybdoenzyme membrane anchor subunit, which translates to MTAAKLVVNEIKGYHWFVKLMFALVVVGVAASLVRFVFGLGATTNLNDTYPWGLWISFDVVTAVPLAAGAFTLGAIVHCFHIKKLEPLVRPAIVTGFLGYSLVSVGLLLDLGQPHKGWHVLRYWNLHSPMFEVAMCVMAYTTVLFLEFLSPVAERFGWHLPLRVLRWLEMPLVILAAAISTLHQSSLGTFFLIAVDKLHNLWYNPLLPLLFWISAICTGMCIIILEATASHKWMGQPNEGVLLRTLAKILPWTLGLYLAVRAYSLLFLSHGPFFDRPGLTLSFLLEVGVGFLLPFLMLTQKSVRENDRRRAIAAGLVIFGLVLNRFNVSMIGMMHPDQIYLPSLIETLVTLGIIAAHVLFFVLIAKYFPIFEHHPETVDYSLPDSFHKIDGHPAEAKAPAAAKPVSQGR; encoded by the coding sequence ATGACTGCGGCTAAACTCGTCGTCAATGAAATCAAGGGCTACCACTGGTTCGTCAAGCTGATGTTCGCGCTGGTGGTGGTGGGTGTGGCGGCTTCCCTGGTCCGTTTCGTGTTCGGGCTGGGTGCCACCACCAATCTTAACGACACCTACCCCTGGGGGCTGTGGATCAGCTTCGACGTGGTGACCGCCGTGCCGCTTGCGGCCGGCGCCTTCACCCTCGGGGCCATCGTCCACTGCTTCCACATCAAGAAGCTCGAGCCGCTGGTGCGGCCGGCCATCGTCACCGGTTTTCTCGGTTACTCGCTGGTCAGCGTCGGGCTGCTGCTCGACCTGGGCCAGCCCCACAAGGGCTGGCACGTGCTGCGCTACTGGAACCTGCACTCGCCCATGTTCGAGGTGGCCATGTGCGTCATGGCCTACACCACGGTGCTGTTCCTCGAATTTCTCTCTCCGGTGGCGGAGAGGTTCGGCTGGCACCTGCCGCTGCGCGTGCTGCGCTGGCTGGAGATGCCCCTGGTGATCCTCGCCGCGGCCATCTCCACCCTGCACCAGAGCTCGCTCGGCACCTTCTTCCTGATCGCCGTCGACAAGCTGCACAACCTCTGGTACAACCCGCTGCTGCCGCTGCTGTTCTGGATCAGCGCCATCTGCACCGGCATGTGCATCATCATCCTCGAGGCCACCGCCAGCCACAAGTGGATGGGGCAGCCCAACGAAGGGGTGCTGCTGCGCACCCTGGCCAAGATCCTCCCCTGGACCCTGGGGCTGTACCTGGCGGTGCGGGCCTACAGCCTGCTGTTCTTGAGCCACGGGCCGTTCTTCGACCGTCCCGGGTTGACCCTCTCCTTCCTCCTCGAGGTCGGGGTCGGCTTCCTGCTGCCGTTTCTGATGCTCACCCAGAAGTCGGTGCGCGAGAACGACCGGCGCCGGGCCATCGCCGCCGGCCTGGTGATCTTCGGCCTGGTGCTCAACCGCTTCAACGTCTCGATGATCGGCATGATGCACCCCGACCAGATCTACCTGCCTTCGCTCATCGAAACCCTGGTGACCCTTGGCATCATCGCGGCGCACGTGCTGTTCTTCGTGCTGATCGCCAAGTACTTCCCGATCTTCGAGCACCATCCGGAAACCGTCGACTACAGCCTGCCCGACAGCTTCCACAAGATCGACGGCCACCCGGCCGAAGCCAAGGCACCCGCCGCGGCCAAGCCGGTTTCGCAGGGGCGATAA
- the fdnG gene encoding formate dehydrogenase-N subunit alpha has protein sequence MGISRRNFLKGGGLAAGTLAVSGKPALAGVDSPEMRTKGLQTSTTVCPYCAVGCGMLVHTKDGRIVNIEGDPEHPINRGSLCSKGSALFQVANNERRLTKVQYRAAGSDKWEEKSWDWAMERIAKLMKETRDRNFVKSEKRDGKDYLVNRNEGMAMLGAAALDNEECYLLGKFARAMGVSYLEHQARIUHSATVAGLAASFGRGAMTNHWNDIQHADVILCIGSNPAENHPISFKYVEKAMDNGAKLISVDPRYTRTSSKSDLYAQLRPGTDIAFMGGLINYVLQNDLIQRDYVVDYTNASFIVDDAFSFADGLFSGYNADTFSYTKDSWKYKSDKDGNALRDKSLQDPRCVYQLMKNHYSRYTPEMVCEITGTAIQDYMAVARTFCATGRPDKAATIMYAMGTTQHTYGTQNVRSYAMLQLLLGNVGIAGGGINALRGESNVQGSTDYAILYHILPGYLSVPQFGQVDLATYLEQVTPKSNDPNSANWWSNYPKYITSLLKAYWGENASAENDFGYQYLPKRSGNYSFIPLMERLQAGGFEGLVCMGTNPIVGGPDASSIAKGLDNLKWLVAADLWETETSIFWKRPGVDPKTIDTEVFLLPAASSVEKQGSISNSGRWAQWRYKAVNPPGHAESDAYIVDQMYKRIKALYEKDGVFPEPIVNLSWNYGDGHEPDIEMVAKECNGTFTRDVEIKGKLYKKGEQVPSFAFLQDDGSTTSGNWLYCGSFTEAGNMMQRRGLEDPTGLEMYHNWAWCWPVNRRILYNRASVDLNGKPLNPKKAVIAWNELTKKWEGDVPDGGWAPMSQDGTKNPFIMIAEGYGRLFAAGLADGPFPEHYEPMESPVANMMSRQQCNPAVAIPGKLSNAEKFPYIGTTYRVSEHWQAGAMTRNLPWLVELVPDMFIEISEELAAWKGLKNGDLVTVSSERGSIQARALVTSRIKPLRVSGRLVEQVGLPWHFGFAALAKGDSANVLTTAVGCANTTIPEYKAFLCNIEKGGKSA, from the coding sequence ATGGGTATTTCGAGGAGAAATTTCCTCAAGGGCGGCGGCCTGGCGGCCGGCACCCTGGCCGTTTCCGGCAAACCGGCCCTGGCCGGCGTCGATTCGCCCGAGATGCGCACCAAGGGGCTGCAGACCAGCACCACCGTCTGCCCCTACTGCGCTGTGGGCTGCGGCATGCTGGTCCACACCAAGGACGGCAGGATCGTCAACATCGAGGGCGATCCCGAGCATCCGATCAACCGCGGCTCGCTCTGCTCGAAGGGCAGCGCCCTGTTCCAGGTGGCCAACAACGAGCGGCGCCTGACCAAGGTGCAGTACCGCGCCGCCGGCAGCGACAAGTGGGAAGAGAAGTCGTGGGACTGGGCGATGGAGCGCATCGCCAAGCTCATGAAGGAGACCCGCGACCGCAACTTCGTCAAGAGCGAAAAGCGCGACGGCAAGGACTACCTGGTCAACCGCAACGAGGGGATGGCCATGCTCGGCGCCGCGGCGCTGGACAACGAAGAGTGCTACCTGCTGGGCAAGTTCGCCCGCGCCATGGGGGTCAGTTACCTCGAACACCAGGCCCGAATATGACACTCCGCTACGGTTGCCGGTCTGGCAGCCTCGTTCGGCCGCGGTGCAATGACCAACCACTGGAACGACATCCAGCACGCCGATGTCATCCTCTGTATCGGCTCCAACCCTGCTGAGAACCACCCCATCTCCTTCAAGTATGTGGAAAAGGCGATGGATAACGGCGCCAAGCTGATCAGCGTCGACCCCCGCTACACCCGGACCTCGTCCAAGTCGGACCTCTACGCCCAGCTTCGCCCGGGCACCGACATCGCCTTCATGGGCGGGCTGATCAACTACGTGCTGCAGAACGACCTGATCCAGAGGGATTACGTCGTCGACTACACCAACGCCTCGTTCATCGTCGATGACGCCTTCTCCTTCGCGGACGGCCTCTTCAGCGGCTACAACGCCGACACCTTCAGCTACACCAAGGACAGCTGGAAGTACAAGAGCGACAAGGACGGCAACGCCCTGCGCGACAAGTCCCTGCAGGACCCGCGCTGCGTCTACCAGCTGATGAAGAACCACTACAGCCGCTACACCCCCGAGATGGTCTGCGAGATCACCGGCACCGCCATCCAGGACTACATGGCCGTGGCCCGCACCTTCTGCGCCACCGGGCGCCCGGACAAGGCGGCCACCATCATGTACGCCATGGGCACCACCCAGCACACCTACGGCACCCAGAACGTGCGCTCCTACGCCATGCTGCAGCTGCTGCTGGGCAACGTCGGCATCGCCGGCGGCGGCATCAACGCCCTGCGCGGCGAGTCCAACGTCCAGGGCTCGACGGACTACGCGATCCTCTACCACATCCTGCCCGGCTACCTGTCGGTCCCCCAGTTCGGCCAGGTGGACCTGGCGACCTACCTGGAGCAGGTGACCCCCAAGTCCAACGACCCCAACAGCGCCAACTGGTGGAGCAACTATCCCAAGTACATCACCAGCCTGCTCAAGGCCTACTGGGGTGAGAACGCCAGCGCCGAGAACGACTTCGGCTACCAGTACCTGCCCAAGCGCAGCGGCAACTACTCCTTCATCCCGCTGATGGAGCGCCTGCAGGCAGGCGGCTTCGAGGGCCTGGTCTGCATGGGGACCAACCCCATCGTCGGCGGCCCCGACGCCAGCTCCATCGCCAAGGGGCTGGATAACCTCAAGTGGCTGGTCGCCGCGGACCTGTGGGAGACCGAGACCTCGATCTTCTGGAAGCGCCCCGGCGTCGACCCCAAGACCATCGACACCGAGGTCTTTTTGCTGCCCGCCGCCTCCAGCGTCGAGAAGCAGGGGAGCATCTCCAACTCGGGGCGCTGGGCCCAGTGGCGCTACAAGGCGGTCAACCCGCCCGGCCACGCCGAGAGCGACGCCTATATCGTCGACCAGATGTACAAGCGCATCAAGGCCCTCTACGAGAAGGACGGGGTCTTCCCCGAGCCGATCGTCAACCTGTCGTGGAACTACGGCGACGGCCATGAGCCCGACATTGAGATGGTGGCCAAGGAGTGCAACGGCACCTTCACCCGCGACGTGGAGATCAAGGGCAAGCTCTACAAGAAGGGCGAGCAGGTTCCCAGCTTCGCCTTTTTGCAGGACGACGGCTCGACCACCAGCGGCAACTGGCTCTACTGCGGTTCGTTCACCGAGGCGGGCAACATGATGCAGCGCCGCGGCCTCGAAGACCCCACCGGGCTCGAGATGTACCACAACTGGGCCTGGTGCTGGCCGGTCAACCGGCGCATTCTCTACAACCGCGCCTCGGTCGACCTCAACGGCAAACCGCTCAACCCGAAAAAGGCGGTCATCGCCTGGAACGAGCTGACCAAGAAATGGGAGGGGGACGTCCCCGACGGCGGCTGGGCGCCGATGAGCCAGGACGGCACCAAGAACCCCTTCATCATGATCGCCGAGGGCTACGGCCGGCTGTTCGCCGCGGGCCTGGCCGACGGGCCTTTCCCCGAGCACTACGAGCCGATGGAGAGCCCGGTGGCCAACATGATGAGCCGTCAGCAGTGCAACCCGGCGGTGGCCATCCCCGGCAAGCTCAGCAACGCCGAGAAGTTCCCCTACATCGGCACCACCTACCGGGTCTCCGAGCACTGGCAGGCCGGCGCCATGACCCGCAACCTGCCCTGGCTGGTCGAGCTGGTGCCCGACATGTTCATCGAGATCAGCGAAGAGCTGGCCGCCTGGAAGGGGCTCAAGAACGGCGACCTGGTCACCGTCTCTTCCGAGCGCGGCTCGATCCAGGCCCGGGCCCTGGTCACCAGCCGCATCAAGCCGCTGCGGGTCAGCGGACGGCTGGTGGAGCAGGTGGGGCTCCCCTGGCACTTCGGCTTCGCCGCCCTGGCCAAGGGCGACAGCGCCAACGTGCTGACCACCGCGGTCGGCTGCGCCAATACCACCATTCCCGAGTACAAGGCGTTTCTGTGCAACATCGAGAAAGGGGGTAAGAGCGCATGA
- the fdhD gene encoding formate dehydrogenase accessory sulfurtransferase FdhD → MDHSGNRTVYQFKNGRLASHGRQVVQEYPLQLTVNDRELATLVASPHQLNFLVAGFLRNQGFISGLDEIQTLGVCREFGAARVRIRGEVPERLKPTLTSGCGTGITFNFEPAAAPDAAAVREQPRFSPASVFELMKGLAQRAEQYRSHGGIHSAAVGDGRQLLLYAEDLGRHNTLDRLAGEALFKNIDLRGKMLVTSGRVSTEMAAKAAKLGIALIASRTSPTDLAVQMCEQAGITLVGYLRGESFELYCRPEGLELAPTAKKIPGVTGVILAGGESRRMGCDKSLLPIDGARFIEHIHRVMAGLFDEVLLVTNSPGLYEGIDCRKVPDIYFAQGSLAGIHSGLCHARNAKAFVVACDMPFVSAEVVREICSHGEGGEVVIPRGAEGLEPLHALYDKSCLPAMEAVLDRGQRRIVSFFPQVQVRELGPENLAAHDPQGRTFLNINTPQEYFALRGGKEDGPLPEARANRA, encoded by the coding sequence ATGGATCACTCCGGCAATCGCACCGTTTACCAGTTCAAGAATGGCCGCCTCGCGAGCCACGGGCGCCAGGTGGTGCAGGAGTACCCCCTGCAGCTCACGGTCAACGACCGCGAACTGGCGACGCTGGTCGCCTCGCCCCATCAGCTCAATTTTCTGGTGGCCGGCTTCCTGCGCAACCAGGGGTTCATCTCCGGGCTCGACGAGATCCAGACCCTCGGCGTCTGCCGCGAGTTCGGGGCGGCGCGGGTGCGCATCCGCGGCGAGGTCCCCGAGCGGCTCAAGCCCACCCTGACCTCGGGCTGCGGCACCGGGATCACCTTCAATTTCGAGCCCGCAGCGGCGCCGGATGCGGCGGCCGTGCGGGAACAGCCACGCTTTTCCCCGGCTTCGGTCTTCGAGCTGATGAAGGGCCTCGCCCAGCGGGCCGAGCAGTACCGCAGCCACGGCGGGATTCACTCGGCGGCGGTGGGCGACGGGCGGCAGCTGCTGCTCTACGCCGAAGACCTGGGACGCCACAACACCCTGGACCGCCTCGCCGGCGAGGCGCTGTTCAAGAACATCGACCTGCGCGGCAAGATGCTGGTGACCTCCGGGAGGGTGTCGACGGAGATGGCCGCCAAGGCGGCGAAACTCGGCATCGCCCTGATCGCCTCGCGCACCTCGCCCACCGACCTGGCGGTGCAGATGTGCGAACAGGCCGGCATCACCCTGGTCGGCTACCTGCGGGGGGAGTCCTTCGAGCTCTACTGCCGCCCCGAGGGGCTCGAGTTGGCGCCGACGGCAAAAAAAATCCCCGGGGTCACCGGGGTCATCCTGGCCGGCGGCGAGAGCCGGCGCATGGGGTGCGACAAGTCGCTGCTGCCCATCGACGGGGCGCGCTTTATCGAGCACATCCATCGGGTCATGGCCGGGCTGTTCGACGAGGTGCTGCTGGTCACCAACTCGCCCGGTCTCTACGAGGGGATCGACTGCCGCAAGGTGCCGGACATCTATTTTGCCCAAGGCTCCCTGGCCGGCATCCACTCGGGGCTCTGCCACGCCCGCAACGCAAAGGCCTTCGTGGTCGCCTGCGACATGCCCTTCGTCTCGGCGGAGGTGGTCCGGGAAATCTGCAGCCACGGCGAAGGGGGCGAGGTCGTTATCCCGCGGGGTGCCGAGGGGCTGGAACCCCTGCACGCCCTCTACGACAAGAGCTGCCTGCCGGCCATGGAGGCGGTGCTCGACCGCGGCCAGCGGCGCATCGTGAGTTTCTTTCCCCAAGTGCAGGTGCGCGAACTCGGCCCCGAAAACCTGGCCGCCCACGATCCCCAGGGCCGGACCTTTCTCAACATCAACACCCCGCAGGAATACTTCGCCCTGCGCGGCGGCAAAGAAGACGGCCCCCTCCCCGAGGCCAGGGCGAACCGGGCCTGA
- the mscL gene encoding large conductance mechanosensitive channel protein MscL translates to MLQEFKKFAMRGNVVDMAVGIIIGAAFGKIVSSLVKDVIMPPIGLLMGKVDFSSLFINLSGTDYTSLKAAQEAGAPTINYGVFINTLLDFVIVAFAIFMMIKAMNRMMEKKEEEPQAPDTKECPECLSEIPIAAKRCRHCTSQVA, encoded by the coding sequence ATGCTCCAGGAATTCAAAAAGTTCGCCATGCGCGGCAACGTGGTGGACATGGCCGTCGGCATCATCATCGGCGCCGCCTTCGGCAAGATCGTCAGCTCGCTGGTCAAGGACGTGATCATGCCGCCCATCGGCCTGCTCATGGGCAAGGTCGACTTCAGCAGCCTGTTCATCAACCTGAGCGGCACCGACTATACCTCGCTGAAAGCCGCCCAGGAAGCCGGCGCGCCAACGATCAACTACGGGGTGTTCATCAATACGTTGCTCGACTTCGTCATCGTCGCCTTCGCCATCTTCATGATGATCAAGGCGATGAACCGGATGATGGAGAAAAAGGAAGAAGAACCCCAGGCGCCCGACACCAAGGAGTGCCCGGAGTGCCTTTCGGAGATCCCGATAGCGGCCAAACGCTGCAGGCACTGCACGTCGCAGGTCGCCTGA
- a CDS encoding DUF4332 domain-containing protein, whose amino-acid sequence MPNLTEIEGIGASYAEKLKAAGVRNIAGLLEKGCSAKGRKQLADTTGLSASQILKWVNCADLFRIKGIGQEYADLLEASGVDSVPELAQRKAENLHVKMAEVNERKKLVRQLPTMDRVQDWIAQAKNLPKLVMH is encoded by the coding sequence ATGCCCAATCTGACTGAAATCGAGGGAATTGGTGCCAGTTACGCGGAAAAGCTCAAGGCCGCAGGGGTCAGAAACATCGCCGGTCTGCTCGAGAAGGGGTGCTCGGCCAAGGGGCGCAAGCAACTTGCCGACACCACCGGACTGAGCGCTTCCCAGATTCTTAAGTGGGTCAACTGCGCGGATCTGTTCCGGATCAAGGGGATCGGCCAGGAGTATGCCGACCTGCTGGAGGCCTCGGGGGTCGACTCGGTCCCGGAGCTGGCGCAGCGCAAGGCGGAAAACCTGCATGTCAAGATGGCCGAGGTCAACGAGCGCAAAAAACTGGTTCGCCAGTTGCCGACCATGGACAGGGTGCAGGACTGGATCGCCCAGGCGAAAAACCTGCCCAAGCTGGTGATGCACTGA
- a CDS encoding sigma-54-dependent transcriptional regulator has protein sequence MENRILVCDDEEGMRRYLAKMLANWGFRVDSFASPQALLQLLGETDGSPDLLLLDVKMPEMDGIEVLRRVRELRRELPVIMMTGHGTIESAVEAMKLGAYDYLSKPFPQEKLYALVQHCLERERLREENLSLKKELRESAAPTQPVFASENFAEVYELARRVAETDTSVLVLGESGTGKELIAHTIHDASPRQANRFLAINCAALSETLLESQLFGHVKGAFTGAVQAQKGLLDEADQGTLFLDEVGDLSPSLQAKLLRVLQEGEFIPVGSTRTRRVDVRFVAATNKDLEAEVRKGNFREDLFYRLNVITLELPPLRERPADIEPLARHFLAKVSRKTRRPVTGISREALAAMRAYHWPGNVRELENVIERGVILARGAEITLDLLPLKAAAGQAHKNDGAAVPLTLRDAEYQVVLRALKETGWNKSQAAGLLGVTRKTLDRKIKDFDISPADLEDEA, from the coding sequence ATGGAAAACAGAATTCTGGTGTGCGACGACGAAGAAGGGATGCGGCGCTACCTGGCCAAGATGCTCGCCAACTGGGGGTTTCGGGTCGACAGCTTCGCCAGCCCCCAGGCGCTGCTGCAGTTGCTCGGCGAAACCGACGGCAGCCCCGACCTGCTGCTGCTCGACGTCAAGATGCCCGAGATGGACGGCATCGAGGTGCTGCGCCGGGTGCGCGAGCTGCGCCGCGAGCTGCCGGTGATCATGATGACCGGCCACGGCACCATCGAATCGGCCGTCGAGGCGATGAAGCTCGGCGCCTACGACTACCTGAGCAAGCCATTCCCCCAGGAGAAGCTCTACGCCCTGGTGCAGCACTGCCTCGAACGCGAGCGGCTGCGCGAGGAGAACCTGTCGCTGAAAAAGGAGCTGCGCGAGTCCGCCGCCCCCACCCAACCGGTGTTCGCCAGCGAGAACTTCGCCGAGGTCTACGAGCTGGCGCGGCGGGTGGCCGAAACCGACACCAGCGTGCTGGTGCTCGGCGAAAGCGGCACCGGCAAGGAGCTGATCGCCCACACCATCCACGACGCCAGCCCCCGCCAGGCCAACCGCTTTCTCGCCATCAACTGCGCCGCGCTCTCCGAAACCCTTCTGGAAAGCCAGCTCTTCGGCCACGTCAAGGGGGCCTTCACCGGGGCGGTCCAGGCCCAGAAGGGCCTGCTCGACGAGGCCGACCAGGGGACGCTGTTTCTCGACGAGGTCGGCGATCTGAGCCCCTCGCTGCAGGCCAAGCTGCTGCGGGTGCTGCAGGAGGGCGAATTCATCCCCGTCGGCTCGACCCGCACCCGGCGGGTCGACGTGCGCTTCGTCGCCGCCACCAACAAGGACCTCGAAGCCGAGGTGCGCAAGGGCAACTTTCGCGAGGACCTCTTCTACCGGCTCAACGTCATCACCCTCGAGCTGCCCCCGCTGCGTGAACGCCCCGCGGACATCGAACCTCTGGCCCGCCATTTTCTCGCCAAGGTCTCCCGCAAGACCCGCCGCCCGGTCACCGGCATCAGCCGCGAGGCCCTCGCCGCCATGCGCGCCTACCACTGGCCCGGCAACGTCCGCGAGCTGGAAAACGTCATCGAGCGCGGCGTCATCCTGGCCCGGGGGGCCGAGATCACCCTCGACCTGCTGCCGCTCAAGGCCGCGGCCGGCCAAGCGCATAAAAACGACGGAGCCGCTGTGCCCCTGACCCTGCGCGACGCCGAATACCAGGTGGTGCTGCGGGCGCTCAAGGAGACCGGCTGGAACAAGAGCCAGGCCGCCGGGCTGCTCGGGGTAACCCGCAAGACCCTCGACCGCAAGATCAAGGATTTCGACATCTCCCCCGCCGACCTGGAAGACGAGGCATGA
- a CDS encoding cache domain-containing protein, whose product MTRPDTGAFSIRGKMTLAALTPLAAILLLVAFAAFYLINAWIVGQTQQRVRNDLNAAHEVLGHERERVLNVVRFTANSSALAEDLDAGRLERVAGEMKAILLREKLDVLTLTDAQGRVLLRAANPEAGGGEAAPLPLLGQVLAGEDFSGTLLLASEQVLAEGEDLAHRARVHLRPPFPADRPAVEARGMLLAGASAVKNPDGRTLGVLYGGVLLNGNLALVDRIKQIVYGNQTFEGTEVGSATIFLEDLRVATTIRLSEGSRAMGTRVSTEVADAVLGRGETWLARARVVDKWYLTAYEPLRDPGGRAIGALYVGLLEKPFTALKHRAALALLGLLVLGCGLGFLVARLVSSRVSRPILELESAAERIARGERDVALPVPGKDEVGHLIDTFKRMTGNLQQRDEQLRELNRQLEVKVQERTAQLEEKSLQLIQAQEELLRSEKLAAIGSLAAGVAHEINNPAAIIRGNVEILLMDIPVGADGREEAEEILKQTERISLITRNMLTFAREQEIHPEMIQVNSLLGEILDQVGHQAPLDEVAVEKYFTEVPPIVGDYERLRQVFTNILVNALQAMEGRGTLRIATDSNGKAVEIAISDSGPGIPAEIREKIFNPFFTTKRTGTGLGLSVSYGIIKALGGVIEIESQEGEGSTFRVRLPVEGGE is encoded by the coding sequence ATGACGCGCCCCGATACCGGGGCCTTTTCCATCCGCGGGAAAATGACCCTGGCGGCCCTCACCCCCCTGGCCGCCATCCTGCTGCTGGTGGCCTTCGCCGCCTTCTACCTGATCAACGCCTGGATCGTCGGCCAGACCCAGCAGCGGGTACGCAACGACCTCAACGCCGCCCACGAGGTGCTCGGCCATGAACGGGAGCGGGTGCTGAACGTGGTGCGCTTCACCGCCAACAGCTCCGCCCTCGCCGAGGACCTCGATGCCGGGCGCCTCGAGCGGGTCGCCGGGGAGATGAAGGCGATCCTGCTCCGGGAAAAGCTCGACGTCCTGACCCTGACCGACGCGCAGGGGCGGGTGCTGCTGCGCGCCGCCAACCCCGAGGCGGGCGGCGGCGAAGCGGCCCCCCTCCCCCTCCTCGGCCAGGTGCTGGCCGGGGAGGATTTCAGCGGCACCCTGCTGCTGGCCTCCGAGCAGGTCCTGGCCGAGGGCGAGGACCTCGCCCATCGCGCCCGGGTGCACCTGCGCCCCCCCTTCCCCGCCGACCGTCCCGCCGTCGAGGCCCGCGGGATGCTGCTCGCCGGCGCCTCCGCGGTGAAAAACCCCGACGGCCGCACCCTCGGGGTCCTCTACGGCGGCGTGCTGCTCAATGGCAACCTCGCCCTGGTCGACCGCATCAAGCAGATCGTCTACGGCAACCAGACCTTCGAAGGGACCGAGGTCGGCAGCGCCACCATCTTTCTCGAAGACCTGCGGGTCGCCACCACCATCCGCCTCAGCGAGGGCTCGCGGGCCATGGGCACCCGGGTCTCGACCGAGGTGGCCGACGCCGTGCTCGGCCGGGGCGAAACCTGGCTGGCCCGCGCCAGGGTCGTCGACAAGTGGTACCTGACCGCCTACGAACCGCTTCGCGACCCGGGCGGCCGGGCCATCGGCGCTCTCTACGTGGGGCTGCTGGAAAAACCCTTCACCGCCCTCAAGCACCGCGCCGCCCTCGCCCTGCTCGGCCTGCTGGTGCTCGGCTGCGGCCTCGGATTCCTGGTGGCGCGGCTGGTCTCCAGCCGCGTATCGCGCCCCATCCTCGAGCTCGAATCGGCCGCCGAACGCATCGCCCGCGGCGAGCGCGACGTCGCCCTGCCGGTACCCGGCAAAGACGAGGTCGGGCACCTGATCGACACCTTCAAGCGCATGACCGGCAACCTGCAGCAGCGCGACGAGCAGCTGCGCGAGCTCAACCGCCAGCTCGAAGTTAAGGTGCAGGAGCGCACCGCCCAGCTCGAGGAGAAGAGCCTGCAGCTGATCCAGGCCCAGGAGGAGCTGCTGCGCTCGGAAAAGCTCGCCGCCATCGGCTCGCTGGCCGCCGGCGTCGCCCACGAGATCAACAACCCCGCCGCCATCATCCGCGGCAACGTCGAGATCCTGCTGATGGATATCCCCGTCGGCGCCGACGGCCGCGAGGAGGCCGAGGAGATCCTCAAGCAGACCGAGCGCATCTCGCTGATCACCCGCAACATGCTCACCTTCGCCCGCGAGCAGGAGATCCATCCCGAGATGATTCAGGTCAACAGCCTGCTTGGGGAGATTCTCGACCAGGTCGGCCACCAGGCCCCCCTCGACGAGGTCGCGGTCGAAAAATACTTCACCGAGGTTCCCCCCATCGTCGGCGACTACGAGCGGCTGCGCCAGGTGTTCACCAACATTCTGGTCAACGCCCTGCAGGCCATGGAAGGCCGCGGCACCCTGCGGATCGCCACCGACAGCAACGGCAAGGCGGTGGAGATCGCCATCAGCGACAGCGGCCCCGGCATCCCCGCCGAGATCCGGGAAAAGATCTTCAACCCCTTCTTCACCACCAAGAGGACCGGCACCGGCCTCGGGCTGTCGGTCTCCTACGGGATCATCAAGGCGCTGGGCGGGGTGATCGAGATCGAGAGCCAGGAGGGCGAAGGGAGCACCTTCCGGGTGCGGTTGCCGGTGGAGGGCGGAGAGTAG